One window from the genome of Elaeis guineensis isolate ETL-2024a chromosome 5, EG11, whole genome shotgun sequence encodes:
- the LOC105035339 gene encoding uncharacterized protein isoform X2, with product MILPTSPSTEMGVISPTKLRMKLLGAHSCIKIGGSNSSQTSPSKIKDMENSKNRLLAGDFDEEVSCKDSKGAAELNGVADSEASGVVLSTKEVSSYKQRNQPYSCPKDLISKEKVDMGHIKIQTVSKNMSNQPHSNSNLSMIHPVRTLDVDADGYDSGHDNASTYSFEFHRVERTSQHLMIGPLNRHVPSKWNDAEKWIVSRQMMHPNVLKKTGGHNQGNCQMNSTLSRVAPESTIPDQKLQVADIRRIDPTNSTSQTLTEKFSFVPHYSNYNLVAVSGDSGQKEVSQKEQSVMERLVGESTVVPNVQSVLMRDVGTEMTPIPSQEPSRTASPLGSLSQTHSPIPSMPSTPRRGEQASTPAEATIGNDLDSKGKDGNKELSERELKLKTRREIAALGIQLGKMNIASWASKEEVEHASPALKALDVDHVKMDYEARAAAWEEAENTKHMARYRREEIKVQVWESHQKEKFEAKMKKIEAQAERMRARALKRMADKLDMTQKRVEEKRAMAEARMNQQAAKTAHKAKQICRTGQIPSNYLCCSGFF from the exons ATGATCTTGCCCACCAGTCCAAGCACAGAG ATGGGAGTAATATCTCCCACTAAACTGAGGATGAAACTATTGGGAGCTCACAGCTGCATAAAAATTGGAGGGAGCAATTCATCACAGACATCACCTTCCAAGATTAAGGACATGGAAAATTCAAAGAACAGGTTATTAGCTGGCGATTTTGACGAAGAAG TTAGTTGTAAAGATTCCAAAGGTGCTGCGGAGCTTAATGGTGTTGCAGATTCGGAAGCTTCCGGGGTGGTCTTGTCTACAAAGGAGGTTTCAAGCTACAAACAGAGGAATCAACCCTACTCCTGTCCAAAGGATTTAATTTCAAAAGAGAAGGTTGACATGGGTCATATTAAAATTCAGACTGTTTCTAAGAATATGTCTAATCAGCCTCATTCTAACAGCAACTTGAGCATGATTCACCCAGTGAGAACTTTGGATGTAGATGCTGATGGTTATGACAGTGGGCATGACAATGCCAGCACATATAGTTTTGAATTTCACCGAGTGGAGAGAACATCACAGCATCTGATGATTGGCCCCTTAAATAGGCATGTTCCATCAAAGTGGAATGATGCTGAAAAATGGATAGTAAGCCGACAAATGATGCATCCAAATGTCTTGAAGAAGACTGGTGGACACAATCAGGGGAATTGCCAAATGAATTCTACTTTGTCAAGGGTTGCTCCAGAATCGACAATTCCAGATCAGAAGCTCCAGGTGGCAGATATAAGAAGAATTGATCCAACTAATTCTACCTCTCAAACTTTGACGGAGAAGTTCTCTTTTGTTCCTCATTACTCAAATTATAATTTGGTTGCTGTTAGTGGTGATTCTGGACAAAAAGAAGTGTCTCAGAAAGAGCAATCTGTCATGGAGAGGCTTGTTGGTGAATCAACAG TTGTTCCAAATGTGCAGTCAGTCTTAATGAGAGATGTAGGAACAGAAATGACACCTATTCCTAGCCAGGAGCCATCGCGAACTGCAAGTCCTCTTGGATCACTGTCACAGACTCATAGCCCCATTCCCTCCATGCCATCAACACCCCGAAGAGGAGAACAAGCATCAACCCCAGCAGAGGCTACCATAGGCAATGATTTAGACTCCAAAGGAAAAGATGGCAACAAAGAATTATCTGAGAGAGAATTGAAGCTGAAAACAAGGAGGGAAATTGCTGCCCTTGGCATACAACTAGGCAAGATGAACATCGCTTCCTGGGCTAGCAAAGAAGAGGTGGAACATGCTTCTCCAGCACTTAAAGCTCTTGATGTTGATCATGTGAAAATGGATTATGAAGCTCGTGCAGCAGCATGGGAAGAGGCTGAGAACACTAAACATATGGCAAG ATATAGACGCGAAGAGATCAAGGTTCAGGTGTGGGAGAGCCATCAGAAAGAAAAATTTGaagcaaaaatgaaaaaaattgag GCCCAAGCAGAGCGAATGAGAGCTCGAGCACTCAAAAGGATGGCAGATAAGCTAGACATGACACAGAAGAGGGTGGAGGAGAAACGTGCCATGGCGGAAGCCAGAATGAACCAACAGGCCGCCAAAACAGCTCATAAGGCCAAGCAGATCTGCAGAACTGGTCAAATTCCTTCAAATTACCTGTGCTGTAGTGGGTTCTTTTAA
- the LOC105035339 gene encoding uncharacterized protein isoform X3: MGVISPTKLRMKLLGAHSCIKIGGSNSSQTSPSKIKDMENSKNRLLAGDFDEEVSCKDSKGAAELNGVADSEASGVVLSTKEVSSYKQRNQPYSCPKDLISKEKVDMGHIKIQTVSKNMSNQPHSNSNLSMIHPVRTLDVDADGYDSGHDNASTYSFEFHRVERTSQHLMIGPLNRHVPSKWNDAEKWIVSRQMMHPNVLKKTGGHNQGNCQMNSTLSRVAPESTIPDQKLQVADIRRIDPTNSTSQTLTEKFSFVPHYSNYNLVAVSGDSGQKEVSQKEQSVMERLVGESTVVPNVQSVLMRDVGTEMTPIPSQEPSRTASPLGSLSQTHSPIPSMPSTPRRGEQASTPAEATIGNDLDSKGKDGNKELSERELKLKTRREIAALGIQLGKMNIASWASKEEVEHASPALKALDVDHVKMDYEARAAAWEEAENTKHMARYRREEIKVQVWESHQKEKFEAKMKKIEAQAERMRARALKRMADKLDMTQKRVEEKRAMAEARMNQQAAKTAHKAKQICRTGQIPSNYLCCSGFF; encoded by the exons ATGGGAGTAATATCTCCCACTAAACTGAGGATGAAACTATTGGGAGCTCACAGCTGCATAAAAATTGGAGGGAGCAATTCATCACAGACATCACCTTCCAAGATTAAGGACATGGAAAATTCAAAGAACAGGTTATTAGCTGGCGATTTTGACGAAGAAG TTAGTTGTAAAGATTCCAAAGGTGCTGCGGAGCTTAATGGTGTTGCAGATTCGGAAGCTTCCGGGGTGGTCTTGTCTACAAAGGAGGTTTCAAGCTACAAACAGAGGAATCAACCCTACTCCTGTCCAAAGGATTTAATTTCAAAAGAGAAGGTTGACATGGGTCATATTAAAATTCAGACTGTTTCTAAGAATATGTCTAATCAGCCTCATTCTAACAGCAACTTGAGCATGATTCACCCAGTGAGAACTTTGGATGTAGATGCTGATGGTTATGACAGTGGGCATGACAATGCCAGCACATATAGTTTTGAATTTCACCGAGTGGAGAGAACATCACAGCATCTGATGATTGGCCCCTTAAATAGGCATGTTCCATCAAAGTGGAATGATGCTGAAAAATGGATAGTAAGCCGACAAATGATGCATCCAAATGTCTTGAAGAAGACTGGTGGACACAATCAGGGGAATTGCCAAATGAATTCTACTTTGTCAAGGGTTGCTCCAGAATCGACAATTCCAGATCAGAAGCTCCAGGTGGCAGATATAAGAAGAATTGATCCAACTAATTCTACCTCTCAAACTTTGACGGAGAAGTTCTCTTTTGTTCCTCATTACTCAAATTATAATTTGGTTGCTGTTAGTGGTGATTCTGGACAAAAAGAAGTGTCTCAGAAAGAGCAATCTGTCATGGAGAGGCTTGTTGGTGAATCAACAG TTGTTCCAAATGTGCAGTCAGTCTTAATGAGAGATGTAGGAACAGAAATGACACCTATTCCTAGCCAGGAGCCATCGCGAACTGCAAGTCCTCTTGGATCACTGTCACAGACTCATAGCCCCATTCCCTCCATGCCATCAACACCCCGAAGAGGAGAACAAGCATCAACCCCAGCAGAGGCTACCATAGGCAATGATTTAGACTCCAAAGGAAAAGATGGCAACAAAGAATTATCTGAGAGAGAATTGAAGCTGAAAACAAGGAGGGAAATTGCTGCCCTTGGCATACAACTAGGCAAGATGAACATCGCTTCCTGGGCTAGCAAAGAAGAGGTGGAACATGCTTCTCCAGCACTTAAAGCTCTTGATGTTGATCATGTGAAAATGGATTATGAAGCTCGTGCAGCAGCATGGGAAGAGGCTGAGAACACTAAACATATGGCAAG ATATAGACGCGAAGAGATCAAGGTTCAGGTGTGGGAGAGCCATCAGAAAGAAAAATTTGaagcaaaaatgaaaaaaattgag GCCCAAGCAGAGCGAATGAGAGCTCGAGCACTCAAAAGGATGGCAGATAAGCTAGACATGACACAGAAGAGGGTGGAGGAGAAACGTGCCATGGCGGAAGCCAGAATGAACCAACAGGCCGCCAAAACAGCTCATAAGGCCAAGCAGATCTGCAGAACTGGTCAAATTCCTTCAAATTACCTGTGCTGTAGTGGGTTCTTTTAA
- the LOC105035339 gene encoding uncharacterized protein isoform X1, whose translation MDYERIDKVQMGVISPTKLRMKLLGAHSCIKIGGSNSSQTSPSKIKDMENSKNRLLAGDFDEEVSCKDSKGAAELNGVADSEASGVVLSTKEVSSYKQRNQPYSCPKDLISKEKVDMGHIKIQTVSKNMSNQPHSNSNLSMIHPVRTLDVDADGYDSGHDNASTYSFEFHRVERTSQHLMIGPLNRHVPSKWNDAEKWIVSRQMMHPNVLKKTGGHNQGNCQMNSTLSRVAPESTIPDQKLQVADIRRIDPTNSTSQTLTEKFSFVPHYSNYNLVAVSGDSGQKEVSQKEQSVMERLVGESTVVPNVQSVLMRDVGTEMTPIPSQEPSRTASPLGSLSQTHSPIPSMPSTPRRGEQASTPAEATIGNDLDSKGKDGNKELSERELKLKTRREIAALGIQLGKMNIASWASKEEVEHASPALKALDVDHVKMDYEARAAAWEEAENTKHMARYRREEIKVQVWESHQKEKFEAKMKKIEAQAERMRARALKRMADKLDMTQKRVEEKRAMAEARMNQQAAKTAHKAKQICRTGQIPSNYLCCSGFF comes from the exons ATGGGAGTAATATCTCCCACTAAACTGAGGATGAAACTATTGGGAGCTCACAGCTGCATAAAAATTGGAGGGAGCAATTCATCACAGACATCACCTTCCAAGATTAAGGACATGGAAAATTCAAAGAACAGGTTATTAGCTGGCGATTTTGACGAAGAAG TTAGTTGTAAAGATTCCAAAGGTGCTGCGGAGCTTAATGGTGTTGCAGATTCGGAAGCTTCCGGGGTGGTCTTGTCTACAAAGGAGGTTTCAAGCTACAAACAGAGGAATCAACCCTACTCCTGTCCAAAGGATTTAATTTCAAAAGAGAAGGTTGACATGGGTCATATTAAAATTCAGACTGTTTCTAAGAATATGTCTAATCAGCCTCATTCTAACAGCAACTTGAGCATGATTCACCCAGTGAGAACTTTGGATGTAGATGCTGATGGTTATGACAGTGGGCATGACAATGCCAGCACATATAGTTTTGAATTTCACCGAGTGGAGAGAACATCACAGCATCTGATGATTGGCCCCTTAAATAGGCATGTTCCATCAAAGTGGAATGATGCTGAAAAATGGATAGTAAGCCGACAAATGATGCATCCAAATGTCTTGAAGAAGACTGGTGGACACAATCAGGGGAATTGCCAAATGAATTCTACTTTGTCAAGGGTTGCTCCAGAATCGACAATTCCAGATCAGAAGCTCCAGGTGGCAGATATAAGAAGAATTGATCCAACTAATTCTACCTCTCAAACTTTGACGGAGAAGTTCTCTTTTGTTCCTCATTACTCAAATTATAATTTGGTTGCTGTTAGTGGTGATTCTGGACAAAAAGAAGTGTCTCAGAAAGAGCAATCTGTCATGGAGAGGCTTGTTGGTGAATCAACAG TTGTTCCAAATGTGCAGTCAGTCTTAATGAGAGATGTAGGAACAGAAATGACACCTATTCCTAGCCAGGAGCCATCGCGAACTGCAAGTCCTCTTGGATCACTGTCACAGACTCATAGCCCCATTCCCTCCATGCCATCAACACCCCGAAGAGGAGAACAAGCATCAACCCCAGCAGAGGCTACCATAGGCAATGATTTAGACTCCAAAGGAAAAGATGGCAACAAAGAATTATCTGAGAGAGAATTGAAGCTGAAAACAAGGAGGGAAATTGCTGCCCTTGGCATACAACTAGGCAAGATGAACATCGCTTCCTGGGCTAGCAAAGAAGAGGTGGAACATGCTTCTCCAGCACTTAAAGCTCTTGATGTTGATCATGTGAAAATGGATTATGAAGCTCGTGCAGCAGCATGGGAAGAGGCTGAGAACACTAAACATATGGCAAG ATATAGACGCGAAGAGATCAAGGTTCAGGTGTGGGAGAGCCATCAGAAAGAAAAATTTGaagcaaaaatgaaaaaaattgag GCCCAAGCAGAGCGAATGAGAGCTCGAGCACTCAAAAGGATGGCAGATAAGCTAGACATGACACAGAAGAGGGTGGAGGAGAAACGTGCCATGGCGGAAGCCAGAATGAACCAACAGGCCGCCAAAACAGCTCATAAGGCCAAGCAGATCTGCAGAACTGGTCAAATTCCTTCAAATTACCTGTGCTGTAGTGGGTTCTTTTAA